One Curtobacterium sp. MCLR17_007 DNA window includes the following coding sequences:
- a CDS encoding FAD-binding domain-containing protein yields MTTPTRAAGLDALHEFVPHAGPDYRRDRNHDLGPARTNVSGLSPYLRHRLVTEQEVIDAVLSRHSLHAAEKFVQEVFWRTYWKGWLEQRPAVWRRYRADVSDLLAGDLPAHYEDVIAGRSGIDAMDAWVGELIETGYLHNHTRMWFASIWIFTLELPWQLGADFFYRHLLDGDAASNTLSWRWVAGLQTRGKTYLATTENIARYTDGRFAPTGLATEARGLDEEPFPASTPVPSDDVDGRPGERVGLLLHEEDLEAESLLSEHPSLAGSIRATAVTADPEQRSPAAVSAPVRAFTAGAVADAASRTTDASGRPATVLDSAAPSSVIEWAAAEGLDSIVVPYAPVGPVHERLEVLRASLGAEGVGLVTIRRRWDGRAWPYASRGFFPFRERIPGLIGQR; encoded by the coding sequence GTGACCACCCCCACCCGAGCCGCCGGCCTCGACGCCCTGCACGAGTTCGTCCCGCACGCCGGCCCCGATTACCGGCGCGACCGCAACCACGACCTCGGCCCCGCGCGGACCAACGTCTCCGGCCTGTCGCCGTACCTGCGGCACCGGCTGGTCACCGAGCAGGAGGTCATCGACGCCGTCCTGTCCCGACACAGCCTGCACGCGGCGGAGAAGTTCGTGCAGGAGGTCTTCTGGCGCACCTACTGGAAGGGCTGGCTCGAGCAGCGCCCGGCGGTCTGGCGCCGCTACCGCGCCGACGTCAGCGACCTGCTCGCGGGAGACCTGCCCGCCCACTACGAGGACGTGATCGCCGGCCGATCCGGCATCGACGCGATGGACGCCTGGGTCGGCGAACTCATCGAGACGGGGTACCTGCACAACCACACGCGCATGTGGTTCGCGAGCATCTGGATCTTCACCCTCGAGCTGCCGTGGCAACTCGGCGCCGACTTCTTCTACCGCCACCTGCTCGACGGTGATGCCGCCTCGAACACGCTGTCCTGGCGATGGGTGGCCGGGCTCCAGACCCGCGGCAAGACGTACCTGGCGACGACGGAGAACATCGCCCGGTACACGGACGGGCGGTTCGCACCGACGGGCCTGGCCACCGAGGCCCGTGGACTCGACGAGGAACCGTTCCCCGCCTCCACACCGGTCCCGTCCGACGACGTCGACGGGCGCCCCGGGGAGCGCGTCGGACTGCTCCTGCACGAGGAGGACCTCGAGGCCGAGAGCCTGCTGTCCGAGCACCCCTCCCTCGCTGGGTCGATCCGCGCGACAGCGGTGACCGCCGATCCCGAGCAGCGCTCCCCGGCGGCGGTGTCCGCGCCAGTGCGGGCATTCACCGCCGGTGCAGTGGCAGACGCAGCGTCGCGGACAACCGACGCCAGCGGACGTCCGGCGACAGTGCTCGACTCGGCCGCGCCCTCCTCCGTCATCGAGTGGGCAGCGGCCGAGGGTCTCGACTCGATCGTCGTCCCCTACGCGCCCGTCGGCCCCGTCCACGAGCGTCTCGAGGTCCTGCGCGCAAGCCTCGGCGCGGAGGGCGTCGGTCTCGTCACCATCCGTCGGCGCTGGGACGGCCGAGCATGGCCGTACGCGTCGCGCGGCTTCTTCCCGTTCCGCGAGCGCATTCCCGGCCTCATCGGTCAGCGCTAG
- a CDS encoding methionine synthase codes for MSTLLPTAIVGSLPKPSWLAEPEKLWSRWRLDGAALAEGKQDALRAAVHEQERAGLDIVSDGEQTRQHFVTTFIEHLDGVDLERKETVRIRDRYDAAVPTVVGAVSRRAPVFVDDARFLRAQTDRPIKWALPGPMTMIDTLSDQHYKSREKLAWEFARILNEEAHELEAAGVDIIQFDEPAFTVFHDEVQDWGVAALERATEGLRAETVVHICYGYGIEANNRWKETLGAEWRQYEQSFPLLQQSSIDIVSLECIHSHVPLELVELIRGKKVMLGAIDVATETVETPEEVAEVLRRALEFVDADKLIPSSNCGMAPLARGAALGKLGALSAGADIVRAELAEVAVPTAH; via the coding sequence ATGAGCACCCTCCTTCCCACCGCCATCGTCGGCAGCCTGCCGAAACCGTCCTGGCTCGCCGAGCCCGAGAAGCTCTGGTCCCGCTGGCGGCTCGACGGGGCGGCACTGGCCGAGGGCAAGCAGGACGCCCTCCGCGCCGCCGTGCACGAGCAGGAGCGCGCCGGCCTCGACATCGTCAGCGACGGCGAGCAGACCCGCCAGCACTTCGTCACGACGTTCATCGAGCACCTGGATGGCGTCGACCTCGAGCGTAAGGAGACCGTCCGGATCCGCGACCGGTACGACGCGGCCGTGCCGACCGTCGTCGGTGCCGTCAGCCGCCGCGCGCCCGTGTTCGTGGACGACGCGCGCTTCCTGCGCGCCCAGACCGACCGCCCGATCAAGTGGGCGCTCCCCGGCCCGATGACGATGATCGACACGCTCTCCGACCAGCACTACAAGAGCCGCGAGAAGCTGGCGTGGGAATTCGCCCGGATCCTCAACGAGGAGGCCCACGAGCTCGAAGCAGCCGGCGTCGACATCATCCAGTTCGACGAGCCCGCCTTCACCGTCTTCCACGATGAGGTGCAGGACTGGGGCGTCGCCGCACTCGAACGCGCCACCGAGGGCCTGCGCGCCGAGACGGTCGTGCACATCTGTTACGGCTACGGGATCGAGGCCAACAACCGGTGGAAGGAGACGCTCGGGGCCGAGTGGCGCCAGTACGAGCAGTCCTTCCCGCTCCTGCAGCAGTCGTCGATCGACATCGTCTCGCTCGAGTGCATCCACTCCCACGTCCCGCTCGAGCTCGTCGAGCTCATCCGCGGGAAGAAGGTCATGCTCGGCGCGATCGACGTCGCGACCGAGACCGTGGAGACGCCGGAGGAGGTCGCGGAGGTGCTCCGTCGCGCGCTCGAGTTCGTCGACGCGGACAAGCTCATCCCGAGTTCGAACTGCGGGATGGCGCCGCTGGCGCGGGGCGCAGCGCTCGGGAAGCTCGGCGCGCTGTCCGCCGGCGCGGACATCGTCCGGGCGGAGCTCGCTGAGGTCGCCGTGCCGACAGCGCACTGA
- a CDS encoding PRC-barrel domain-containing protein produces the protein MIPKSKIHEVESAPVRDRDGASVGKVAQVFPSDEDGSAAFVSVATGLFGGHTALVPVGDATFDGKDLHVGYAKSAIKGAPSPGAGSTLSLAEENAARKHFGLSPAGKATGDMGDPHENLDQAGTGPAGADDTEGAGTTPPA, from the coding sequence ATGATCCCCAAGAGCAAGATCCACGAGGTCGAGAGCGCGCCAGTCCGAGACCGCGACGGCGCATCGGTCGGCAAGGTCGCGCAGGTCTTCCCCTCCGACGAGGACGGCAGCGCTGCGTTCGTCAGCGTCGCGACAGGACTCTTCGGAGGCCACACCGCGCTCGTCCCGGTCGGAGACGCCACCTTCGACGGGAAGGACCTGCACGTCGGGTACGCGAAGAGCGCGATCAAGGGTGCGCCGTCCCCCGGAGCCGGAAGCACCTTGTCCCTCGCCGAGGAGAACGCCGCCCGCAAGCACTTCGGGCTGTCCCCAGCTGGCAAGGCGACCGGCGACATGGGCGACCCGCACGAGAACCTCGACCAGGCCGGTACCGGTCCTGCGGGTGCAGACGACACCGAGGGCGCAGGGACGACCCCGCCGGCGTGA
- a CDS encoding MFS transporter: MTEFEPPVPDVRTTGPRRFAALRNRSSRPYLFTSGLSMMADNTEHVISYWVLWQTFHSPTLVGFQVISHWLPFLLLSVWSGSLAEKYDCRRIIQVAQALFMLVSIGWGVLFLTDSLSVGWACVLLLGHGAAGALWAPAEQMLLHDFVEKRDLPSAVRMNSTFQSLGILLGPVVGSVLLLQLGPTVGIFVNVLLYLPMMVQMGRTRFTGHVRDAADLDAVPRMTAREVVRVLRSIGSNHVIVAMIVIGGLVAITVGNALPSAMPEFANGLAGRSGADATYGALLFAMGLGGVVGGFLLEATGLLKPSLRAAVLATVVFGGAVLAFSLTSSVVVALVVLVIAGMGEIASMSIAQSLVQLEATAGERGRTLGVFGMFASGLRTGGGVTLGVVGTLLGVNGAIAIFSTVLVVGALIAWGYAARAAANRA; encoded by the coding sequence ATGACTGAGTTCGAGCCACCCGTTCCCGACGTGCGGACGACGGGACCGCGGCGCTTCGCAGCACTCCGGAACCGGAGCTCCCGTCCGTACCTGTTCACGTCGGGGCTGTCGATGATGGCGGACAACACCGAGCACGTCATCAGCTACTGGGTGCTGTGGCAGACGTTCCACTCGCCGACGCTGGTCGGGTTCCAGGTGATCAGTCACTGGTTGCCGTTCCTGCTCCTCTCGGTGTGGTCCGGTTCACTCGCGGAGAAGTACGACTGCCGCCGGATCATCCAGGTCGCGCAGGCGCTGTTCATGCTGGTGTCGATCGGGTGGGGCGTGCTGTTCCTGACCGATTCGCTCAGCGTCGGATGGGCGTGCGTCCTGTTGCTCGGCCACGGTGCTGCGGGCGCGTTGTGGGCCCCGGCCGAGCAGATGCTCCTGCACGACTTCGTCGAGAAGCGCGACCTGCCCAGCGCGGTGCGGATGAACTCGACGTTCCAGAGCCTCGGCATCCTGCTGGGCCCGGTCGTCGGGTCGGTGCTCCTGCTGCAGCTCGGACCGACGGTCGGCATCTTCGTCAACGTGCTGCTCTACCTGCCGATGATGGTCCAGATGGGCCGGACGCGCTTCACCGGGCACGTGCGCGACGCCGCCGACCTCGACGCGGTACCGCGGATGACGGCTCGTGAGGTCGTGCGTGTGCTCCGCAGCATCGGGTCGAACCACGTCATCGTCGCGATGATCGTGATCGGCGGGTTGGTGGCGATCACCGTCGGCAACGCCCTGCCTTCGGCGATGCCGGAGTTCGCGAACGGGCTGGCGGGCCGTTCCGGCGCGGATGCCACGTACGGTGCGCTGTTGTTCGCGATGGGCCTCGGGGGAGTGGTCGGTGGCTTCCTGCTGGAGGCGACCGGGCTGTTGAAGCCGTCGCTGCGCGCCGCTGTCCTGGCGACGGTGGTGTTCGGTGGCGCGGTGCTCGCGTTCTCGCTGACGTCGAGCGTCGTGGTCGCCCTCGTGGTGCTCGTCATCGCGGGCATGGGGGAGATCGCCTCGATGTCGATCGCGCAGAGCCTGGTGCAGCTCGAGGCGACGGCGGGCGAGCGTGGGCGGACGCTCGGCGTGTTCGGGATGTTCGCGTCGGGGTTGCGGACCGGCGGTGGTGTGACGCTCGGTGTGGTCGGCACGTTGCTCGGGGTGAACGGTGCGATCGCGATCTTCTCGACGGTGCTGGTCGTCGGTGCGCTCATCGCGTGGGGGTATGCCGCGAGGGCGGCGGCGAACCGGGCGTGA
- the nrdF gene encoding class 1b ribonucleoside-diphosphate reductase subunit beta, whose product MTLTDPVHATGKAVPLIRSVSAINWNRIQDEKDVEVWNRLVNNFWLPEKVPLSNDVQSWNTLTPEEQQLTMRVFTGLTLLDTIQGTVGAISLIPDAITPHEESVYTNIAFMESVHAKSYSSIFSTLASTPEIDDAFRWSTENVNLQKKAQIVLDYYTGDDPLKRKVASTLLESFLFYSGFYLPMYWSSRAKLTNTADLIRLIIRDEAVHGYYIGYKFQKGLEGASEERKQEIKDYTFSLLFELYENEIQYTQDLYDQVGLTEDVKKFLHYNANKALMNLGYEPMFPKETTDVNPAILSALSPNADENHDFFSGSGSSYVIGKAESTEDEDWDF is encoded by the coding sequence ATGACTCTCACCGACCCGGTCCACGCCACCGGCAAAGCCGTCCCGCTGATCCGTTCGGTCAGCGCGATCAACTGGAACCGCATCCAGGACGAGAAGGACGTCGAGGTCTGGAACCGCCTCGTCAACAACTTCTGGCTGCCCGAGAAGGTGCCGCTGTCGAACGACGTGCAGTCGTGGAACACCCTCACGCCGGAAGAGCAGCAGCTCACCATGCGCGTGTTCACCGGGCTGACGCTCCTGGACACCATCCAGGGCACCGTCGGCGCGATCAGCCTGATCCCCGACGCGATCACCCCGCACGAGGAATCGGTCTACACGAACATCGCGTTCATGGAGTCGGTGCACGCCAAGAGCTACTCGTCGATCTTCTCGACCCTGGCGTCGACGCCCGAGATCGACGACGCCTTCCGCTGGTCCACGGAGAACGTGAACCTGCAGAAGAAGGCGCAGATCGTCCTCGACTACTACACCGGTGACGACCCCCTGAAGCGCAAGGTCGCGTCGACCCTGCTCGAGTCGTTCTTGTTCTACTCCGGCTTCTACCTGCCGATGTACTGGTCCTCGCGCGCGAAGCTCACCAACACCGCTGACCTGATCCGCCTGATCATCCGCGACGAAGCCGTCCACGGGTACTACATCGGGTACAAGTTCCAGAAGGGGCTTGAAGGCGCTTCGGAAGAGCGCAAGCAGGAGATCAAGGACTACACGTTCAGCCTGCTGTTCGAGCTGTACGAGAACGAGATCCAGTACACGCAGGACCTCTACGACCAGGTCGGGCTGACCGAGGACGTCAAGAAGTTCCTGCACTACAACGCCAACAAGGCGCTGATGAACCTGGGCTACGAGCCGATGTTCCCCAAGGAGACGACGGACGTGAACCCGGCGATCCTGTCGGCGCTGTCGCCCAACGCGGACGAGAACCACGACTTCTTCTCGGGGTCGGGCTCGTCGTACGTCATCGGCAAGGCGGAGAGCACTGAGGACGAGGACTGGGACTTCTAG
- a CDS encoding alpha/beta hydrolase, with product MGKIAFDAAAADAVIRAATAAENELRAQSGARRSAVEEAAVDFSGAYADRFTESASAESTDRGKLASVLNDLAGQVRDAKISAEAEEERLDAVDAWRAAERDRQHAAATSLLVTTTLPPVSIRTPKPSEVAIRPPSIHAAFVPRERRRSGGAAGHGRSSADPARLRDFSTVSRANDAAAAAKASTLASAWKAFTASCSWVTIDGCTFVTGFELFLEENRADAAWIDRIADAFEQAGGVGSLTNAAIGRVTDDELVRDVQRLFATGLTPTEVAAMWTDLGLTKEDAPDLALLPTSVLTVLGNLEGAPYWARSAANVAVLDRRIASAKQFLDDLDRPDRVYSAAARKDAADLSALESIKASLNRNGRRGPRTLTVLSADHPPLAAVSIGDLDEATNVTWAVPGMGSSTGSMTDWTDAAQNVSSEQAKAVPVGRGSTNAVVAWMGYEAPPVPPASAAVFGSDFAKAGGKKLAASIMGLDATRAVIMPRVNVLGHSYGTTTASYALTTEGVHVDSFTAIASAGIPDSIHGADEIQADAVYAGQADVVKPIIEHWSGDEWAAVGRDFSSDHHQDPTAPEFGATSFGADGAPGLQPVRDHGVHTWYGGGYLDENTQSLQNVAYATTGQPELLTK from the coding sequence ATGGGGAAGATCGCGTTCGACGCGGCAGCAGCCGACGCCGTCATCAGAGCGGCCACGGCGGCTGAGAACGAGCTCCGTGCGCAGTCGGGGGCCCGTCGGTCCGCCGTCGAGGAAGCAGCGGTGGACTTCTCCGGCGCCTACGCCGACAGGTTCACCGAGTCCGCCTCGGCCGAGTCAACTGATCGGGGCAAGCTGGCGTCCGTCCTGAACGACCTCGCCGGTCAGGTCCGCGACGCCAAGATCTCTGCGGAGGCCGAGGAGGAACGGCTGGACGCTGTTGATGCCTGGCGCGCAGCCGAGCGCGACCGCCAGCACGCCGCGGCGACATCACTGCTCGTGACCACCACCTTGCCTCCGGTCTCCATCCGCACCCCGAAACCGTCGGAGGTCGCGATCCGACCGCCGTCCATCCATGCGGCGTTCGTGCCACGTGAACGCAGGCGGTCCGGGGGCGCCGCGGGGCACGGTCGGAGCTCGGCGGACCCGGCGCGACTGCGTGACTTCAGCACGGTCAGCCGGGCGAACGATGCTGCTGCGGCAGCGAAGGCCTCGACGCTCGCCAGCGCGTGGAAGGCCTTCACCGCGTCGTGCTCCTGGGTGACGATCGACGGATGCACCTTCGTCACGGGCTTCGAACTGTTCCTTGAGGAGAACCGAGCCGATGCTGCGTGGATCGACCGCATCGCCGACGCGTTCGAGCAGGCGGGAGGCGTCGGATCGCTGACGAATGCCGCGATCGGCAGGGTGACCGACGACGAGCTCGTCCGAGACGTCCAACGGCTCTTCGCGACGGGACTGACCCCGACCGAGGTCGCCGCGATGTGGACGGACCTCGGTCTCACGAAGGAAGACGCTCCGGACCTCGCACTGCTTCCGACCTCGGTGTTGACCGTGTTGGGCAACCTCGAAGGGGCACCGTACTGGGCGCGCAGCGCTGCGAACGTTGCCGTGCTCGATCGTCGGATCGCGTCCGCGAAACAGTTCCTGGACGACCTCGATCGTCCGGACCGCGTCTACAGCGCTGCAGCACGCAAGGACGCGGCGGACCTCTCCGCCCTCGAATCGATCAAGGCTTCTCTCAACCGCAACGGCCGCAGAGGCCCTCGCACGCTCACGGTGCTCAGCGCAGACCATCCCCCTCTGGCCGCCGTCTCCATCGGAGATCTGGATGAAGCGACCAACGTCACCTGGGCGGTGCCGGGGATGGGGTCGAGCACGGGCAGCATGACCGATTGGACGGATGCCGCTCAGAACGTCTCCAGCGAGCAAGCCAAGGCGGTCCCTGTGGGTCGCGGCTCCACGAACGCCGTTGTCGCGTGGATGGGGTACGAGGCGCCGCCGGTCCCGCCGGCGAGTGCCGCCGTGTTCGGCAGCGACTTCGCAAAAGCCGGTGGCAAGAAGCTGGCCGCGTCGATCATGGGCCTGGACGCGACGAGGGCCGTCATCATGCCCAGGGTCAATGTGCTCGGGCACTCCTACGGCACGACGACCGCGTCCTACGCGCTCACGACCGAGGGTGTGCACGTCGATTCGTTCACCGCCATCGCATCAGCGGGCATCCCGGACAGCATCCACGGGGCGGACGAGATCCAGGCGGATGCGGTCTACGCGGGGCAGGCAGACGTGGTGAAGCCGATCATCGAGCACTGGAGCGGCGACGAATGGGCGGCAGTCGGACGTGACTTCAGCTCCGATCACCACCAGGATCCGACCGCGCCGGAATTCGGTGCCACGAGCTTCGGCGCCGATGGAGCTCCAGGCCTCCAACCCGTTCGCGACCACGGGGTGCACACGTGGTACGGCGGCGGGTACCTCGACGAGAACACGCAGTCGCTGCAGAACGTCGCGTACGCCACGACCGGCCAGCCAGAGCTGTTGACGAAGTGA